In a genomic window of Xenopus laevis strain J_2021 chromosome 5S, Xenopus_laevis_v10.1, whole genome shotgun sequence:
- the lgals8.S gene encoding lectin, galactoside binding soluble 8 S homeolog isoform X1 encodes MAQTGLQRTIMDPVVPYVGTIFGGLEPGQMIVIHGTVHPDADRFQIDFQRGNSVQPRSDVAFHFNPRFKGSGHIVCNTLENEKWGWEEKTYQMPFTKGQPFEIIFLVFHDKFQVSSNGKNLLVYKHRISLQRVDTLGISGKVKINTIGFLAQPTLLGSQPTSLAGNSIEANKGGSEKPRNFTIPYTGCLPSPLIPGKTMVIKGEVLKNAKRFAIDLKPHGSKDIALHLNPRMKERVFVRNTYLRESWGEEEKQLLDFPFCTEMYFEILIYCDLQQFRVAVNGVHLLEYKHRFKDLNKINEVSVNGDIQLHDVRIW; translated from the exons ATGGCCCAAACAGGACTTCAGCGAACTATTATGGATCCG GTTGTGCCTTATGTGGGGACTATTTTTGGTGGCCTGGAACCAGGACAGATGATCGTAATACATGGGACTGTCCATCCTGATGCAGATCG atTTCAGATAGACTTCCAGCGTGGAAACAGTGTCCAGCCTCGTTCTGATGTGGCTTTTCACTTCAACCCTCGTTTTAAAGGGTCCGGACACATCGTATGTAACACTCTAGAGAACGAAAAATGGGGATGGGAGGAAAAAACATACCAAATGCCATTTACGAAGGGGCAACCATTTGAAATCATATTCTTGGTCTTTCACGATAAATTTCAG GTGTcttcaaatggaaaaaatctaCTTGTTTACAAACACAGAATCAGTCTACAACGAGTTGATACTTTGGGCATATCTGGTAAAGTGAAGATTAATACGATTGGATTCTTAGCTCAACCA acACTTCTTGGTTCACAGCCAACATCTCTTGCAGGAAACAGCATCGAAGCAAACAAG GGAGGATCAGAAAAACCGCGGAACTTT actATTCCTTATACAGGTTGCCTTCCTAGTCCTCTAATCCCTGGGAAGACTatggtgattaaaggagaagtactCAAGAATGCTAAGAG GTTTGCCATTGATCTGAAGCCACACGGTTCCAAGGATATTGCATTACATCTGAATCCACGAATGAAAGAAAGGGTGTTTGTGAGGAACACATATCTGCGTGAAAGCTGGGGGGAAGAGGAGAAACAGCTGCTGGACTTTCCATTTTGCACAGAAATGTACTTTGAG attCTCATCTACTGTGATCTACAGCAGTTCAGGGTTGCTGTAAATGGAGTGCATCTGCTggaatataagcacagattcaaagATCTGAATAAGATCAATGAGGTTTCTGTGAATGGTGATATTCAACTACATGATGTGCGCATCTGGTAG